In one Thermodesulforhabdus norvegica genomic region, the following are encoded:
- a CDS encoding response regulator — protein sequence MKGKTIFVVDDEPDLCDLVKLHLEKSDFRVKTFLSATSLLNALQTELPDLIILDLMLPDMDGMDLCRILRKNERTARVPIIMLTARGEVSDRVLGLELGADDYVTKPFSPREIVARVRAVLRRLEQSDEEEILQIGDVLSISPRRFEVLVEGRKVSLTPTEFRILTVLARRKGWVFTREQLLENLWGGEKIVVDRTIDVHIKNLREKLGKAGKLIKSIRGVGYKIEAE from the coding sequence ATGAAGGGGAAGACGATATTCGTTGTTGACGACGAACCCGATCTGTGTGACCTCGTAAAGCTCCATCTGGAGAAGAGCGACTTCCGGGTAAAAACGTTTCTTTCCGCCACGTCGCTCCTCAATGCTCTGCAAACGGAACTGCCGGACCTCATCATACTCGACCTCATGCTTCCGGACATGGACGGAATGGACCTGTGCAGGATACTTCGGAAAAACGAGCGCACGGCCCGTGTACCCATCATAATGCTGACGGCAAGAGGAGAAGTTTCAGACAGGGTGCTCGGGCTGGAGCTCGGAGCCGACGACTACGTAACCAAGCCCTTTTCGCCCAGAGAAATCGTTGCACGGGTTCGAGCCGTTCTCAGGAGGCTTGAACAGAGTGACGAGGAGGAAATATTACAGATAGGTGACGTTCTTTCAATAAGCCCCCGTCGTTTTGAAGTTCTCGTTGAAGGCAGGAAGGTTAGCCTGACCCCTACGGAGTTCCGAATCCTTACCGTTCTTGCCCGCAGAAAAGGGTGGGTGTTCACAAGAGAACAGCTTCTGGAAAACCTCTGGGGCGGGGAAAAGATCGTGGTCGACAGAACCATTGACGTTCATATTAAAAATCTACGGGAAAAATTGGGAAAGGCCGGAAAGTTGATAAAAAGCATAAGAGGCGTAGGCTACAAGATAGAAGCGGAGTAG
- the pstS gene encoding phosphate ABC transporter substrate-binding protein PstS, translated as MKRLLAIFLPVVAAFIFSATAGYGAESLTGAGATFPYPLYDKWFSIYHQVTGVKVNYQAIGSGGGIRQLLSRVVDFGGTDAFMSDEELSKAPGEILHIPTCLGAVAITYNIPGNPELKLTGDVIADIFLGKITRWNDSRITELNPGIELPDMKIIVVHRSDGSGTTFIFSDYLSKVSPEWKEKVGRGKSLNWPAGLGAKGNAGVAGMVKQMAGSIGYVELIYAEQNKMPVALVKNRAGNFIKPSLASVSAAANVELPPDTRVSITDTESPEGYPISSFTWIIFYKEQSYDNRSRERAEALAKLLWWMIHEGQKYNESLLYAKLPPKAVEKAEAIIKTMTYNGAPLVNW; from the coding sequence ATGAAAAGACTTCTTGCCATCTTCTTACCCGTTGTGGCGGCCTTTATCTTTTCTGCCACGGCGGGTTACGGCGCCGAGAGCCTGACGGGAGCCGGTGCAACCTTCCCCTATCCCCTCTATGACAAGTGGTTCAGTATCTATCATCAGGTGACGGGCGTGAAGGTTAACTACCAGGCCATCGGCTCGGGCGGAGGAATCAGGCAGCTTCTGAGCAGGGTGGTTGATTTTGGTGGAACCGACGCCTTCATGAGTGATGAGGAATTGAGCAAAGCCCCCGGTGAAATTCTCCACATTCCCACCTGTCTTGGTGCCGTTGCGATAACTTATAACATCCCCGGAAATCCGGAGTTAAAGCTAACGGGGGATGTGATAGCCGACATCTTCTTGGGCAAAATTACCAGGTGGAACGATTCCAGAATAACGGAATTGAATCCTGGGATCGAACTACCGGACATGAAAATTATAGTAGTTCACAGATCTGACGGGAGCGGAACGACCTTCATATTCAGCGACTACCTCAGCAAGGTCAGCCCGGAATGGAAGGAGAAGGTCGGGCGAGGTAAATCTCTCAACTGGCCTGCGGGGTTAGGTGCCAAGGGTAACGCCGGTGTCGCGGGTATGGTCAAACAGATGGCGGGTAGCATCGGCTATGTAGAACTAATCTATGCCGAGCAAAACAAGATGCCGGTAGCGCTCGTAAAAAACAGGGCCGGCAATTTCATAAAACCATCTCTGGCAAGCGTTTCTGCAGCGGCAAACGTCGAACTCCCACCGGATACCAGGGTATCCATTACCGATACCGAAAGCCCCGAAGGCTATCCCATCAGTTCATTCACGTGGATCATCTTTTACAAAGAGCAGTCCTATGACAATCGTTCCCGGGAGCGTGCGGAAGCACTGGCGAAGCTTCTCTGGTGGATGATCCACGAAGGTCAGAAGTATAATGAATCCTTGCTCTACGCAAAATTACCCCCCAAAGCCGTAGAAAAAGCAGAGGCGATTATAAAGACCATGACCTACAACGGTGCTCCGCTGGTAAACTGGTAA
- the glgX gene encoding glycogen debranching protein GlgX: MPRVRPGRPYPLGATWDGMGVNFALFSENAEKVELCLFDSPDATRESARIPMVEYTDMVWHMYLTDLYPGQLYGYRVYGPYEPERGLRYNPNKVMLDPYAKRIIRSSRWHETWFDYRVDVFEKEGRLVPDTRDNAAWAPLGMVVDDAFTWQKDEHPDIPWNKTVIYEAHVKGLTYLHPDVPEELRGTYLGVATEPVIRHLRDLGVTAVELMPIHQHIDEYHLVRKGLANYWGYNSIGFFAPDERFSARGIGSSDPVREFKTMVKILHSHGIEVILDVVYNHTAEGDHSGPSLCFRGIDNPCYYRLDSQDMMKYIDFSGCGNSLNVRHPRVLQLIMDSLRYWVLEMHVDGFRFDLASALARGLYEVDQLSAFFNIIHQDPVISRVKLIAEPWDLGEGGYQVGNFPVLWAEWNGKYRDTIRAFWNYPSANNMRDMATRLAGSSDLYERSGKKPYASINFVTCHDGFTLQDLVSYNEKHNEANLEENRDGENNNISFNYGVEGPTDDPDIIETRYRQKRNFMLTLMCSLGVPMISGGDELGRTQKGNNNAYCQDNPISWYPWELSPRDAKFFEFVKKVVSIRKQQPVFQRSDFFQGRPIHDSGWKDITWFKPDGTEMKHEDWYDPGARALGVILGGDAIDELDDEGNRITGDTVLILFHFFRDGITPFVLPACTYNDTAPGKRIHRPFRWKLLVDTTYELDPPENLLYWNPGDVYNMTPASAALFVLTGPF, encoded by the coding sequence ATGCCGAGGGTCAGACCTGGAAGACCTTATCCGCTCGGGGCTACGTGGGACGGGATGGGTGTAAATTTCGCCCTCTTTTCCGAAAACGCCGAAAAGGTTGAACTCTGCCTTTTCGATTCTCCCGACGCAACCAGAGAATCTGCCCGTATTCCCATGGTAGAATACACGGATATGGTCTGGCACATGTATCTAACGGACCTGTATCCGGGACAGCTTTACGGCTACAGGGTTTACGGCCCCTATGAGCCTGAAAGAGGGTTGAGATACAATCCAAATAAGGTAATGCTCGATCCCTATGCAAAGCGTATAATTCGCAGTTCCAGATGGCATGAAACATGGTTTGATTATCGAGTTGATGTATTCGAAAAAGAGGGCAGGCTGGTCCCCGATACCAGAGACAACGCGGCATGGGCACCTCTCGGCATGGTGGTTGACGACGCCTTTACCTGGCAGAAGGACGAACATCCCGATATTCCATGGAATAAGACGGTAATCTACGAAGCTCACGTAAAGGGGCTTACCTATTTGCATCCCGATGTACCGGAGGAACTGAGAGGAACCTACCTTGGGGTGGCAACGGAGCCGGTTATCCGCCACCTCAGGGATCTCGGGGTTACGGCAGTTGAACTGATGCCCATTCACCAGCATATTGACGAGTATCATCTGGTCAGAAAGGGGCTTGCAAATTACTGGGGGTACAATTCCATCGGATTTTTTGCGCCCGATGAGAGGTTTTCGGCGAGGGGGATTGGGTCTTCCGATCCGGTCAGAGAATTTAAAACCATGGTGAAGATCCTGCATAGCCACGGCATTGAAGTCATTCTGGACGTGGTTTACAACCATACGGCCGAAGGCGACCATTCAGGTCCGAGCCTGTGCTTCCGCGGGATAGACAACCCCTGTTATTACCGACTCGATTCTCAGGATATGATGAAATACATCGATTTTTCGGGATGTGGAAATTCGCTCAATGTACGCCATCCAAGAGTTTTACAGCTTATCATGGACAGCTTAAGGTACTGGGTGCTTGAAATGCACGTTGACGGCTTCCGGTTCGATCTGGCCAGTGCTTTAGCCAGAGGTCTCTACGAGGTTGACCAGCTTTCGGCCTTTTTCAACATTATTCATCAGGACCCCGTCATATCCCGGGTTAAGCTTATAGCGGAACCCTGGGATCTCGGCGAAGGGGGCTATCAGGTGGGAAACTTTCCGGTTCTCTGGGCAGAATGGAACGGAAAATATCGGGACACGATCAGAGCCTTCTGGAATTATCCGTCGGCTAATAACATGAGAGACATGGCCACAAGGCTTGCCGGGAGCAGCGACCTTTATGAAAGGAGCGGCAAGAAACCCTATGCCAGTATCAACTTCGTAACCTGCCATGACGGGTTCACCCTTCAGGACCTGGTAAGCTACAACGAAAAACACAACGAAGCCAACCTTGAGGAAAACAGAGACGGTGAAAACAACAACATAAGCTTTAACTACGGTGTTGAAGGGCCGACCGATGATCCCGATATTATCGAAACACGCTACAGGCAGAAACGCAATTTCATGCTGACCCTCATGTGTTCTCTGGGGGTGCCCATGATATCCGGAGGAGACGAACTGGGGAGAACCCAGAAGGGTAACAACAATGCCTATTGTCAGGACAATCCCATCAGCTGGTACCCCTGGGAACTTTCGCCCAGGGATGCGAAATTTTTTGAATTCGTAAAGAAGGTCGTGTCAATTCGTAAGCAGCAACCGGTGTTTCAGAGGTCGGATTTCTTTCAGGGACGCCCGATCCATGATTCAGGATGGAAGGACATCACCTGGTTCAAACCCGACGGCACCGAGATGAAACATGAAGACTGGTACGATCCCGGGGCAAGAGCTCTGGGTGTAATTCTGGGCGGAGATGCCATAGACGAGCTGGATGACGAGGGTAACAGGATAACTGGCGACACGGTTTTGATCCTCTTCCATTTCTTCAGGGACGGCATAACACCCTTTGTCCTTCCTGCCTGCACCTATAACGATACCGCGCCCGGGAAAAGGATTCATCGGCCTTTCAGATGGAAGTTGCTCGTGGACACCACCTATGAGCTGGATCCTCCGGAGAACCTGCTGTACTGGAATCCGGGAGATGTCTATAATATGACGCCTGCCAGTGCGGCTTTGTTTGTGTTAACGGGTCCTTTCTGA
- the pstA gene encoding phosphate ABC transporter permease PstA — MKAGSYRRRLIVNKFMEGLIFFFAFTSLFPLMLILFYLARKGIAVIDWQFISHLPRPIGEEGGGVLNAIVGTSMLILCAALMAVPLGVGAGLYLAEARESRLSYWTRVAVDILQGSPSIVLGVVVYIWVVKPMQSFSAISGSIALAIMMLPMVIYSTEETLKVIPDTLKEAALALGVPYYKTILKVIIPAGMSGITTGILIGVARIAGETAPLLFTAFGSPFLNLNALKPVAALPLVVFNYAISPYPQWWEQAWGASLLLAFLVLCLNLAAKMGTRRWKVQF, encoded by the coding sequence GTGAAAGCCGGGTCCTATAGGCGACGCCTTATCGTCAACAAATTCATGGAAGGCCTTATCTTCTTCTTCGCCTTCACATCTCTTTTTCCCTTAATGCTCATCCTCTTTTACCTGGCCCGAAAAGGTATCGCCGTAATAGACTGGCAGTTTATAAGTCACCTTCCAAGGCCTATCGGTGAAGAAGGGGGAGGTGTTTTAAACGCTATCGTCGGGACGTCCATGCTCATACTGTGCGCCGCTCTGATGGCCGTCCCTTTGGGCGTGGGAGCAGGGCTCTATCTTGCCGAAGCCAGGGAAAGCAGGCTTTCCTACTGGACCCGAGTTGCCGTGGACATCCTTCAGGGCTCGCCTTCAATCGTTCTCGGCGTTGTCGTCTACATATGGGTTGTAAAGCCCATGCAATCCTTCTCGGCCATCTCGGGAAGCATCGCCCTTGCGATAATGATGTTACCTATGGTTATTTACAGCACCGAGGAAACCCTTAAGGTCATTCCGGATACTCTAAAAGAAGCTGCCCTGGCTCTGGGCGTACCTTACTATAAAACGATCCTCAAAGTGATCATTCCGGCAGGCATGAGCGGCATAACGACGGGAATACTGATAGGAGTTGCCAGAATTGCCGGAGAAACGGCACCGCTCCTTTTCACAGCCTTCGGAAGCCCCTTCCTGAATCTCAACGCACTCAAACCCGTCGCCGCCCTTCCCCTCGTGGTCTTCAACTACGCAATTTCTCCCTATCCACAATGGTGGGAACAGGCCTGGGGTGCATCCCTTCTTCTGGCCTTTCTCGTTCTTTGCCTTAACCTTGCGGCTAAAATGGGAACACGGAGATGGAAAGTTCAATTCTAG
- the pstC gene encoding phosphate ABC transporter permease subunit PstC produces MKQRSDRIFNLVVKSCAVATLVLVSGLCLTLIINSLPVFRHSGIAFLMNSTWDPLRHRYGAMPFLTGTVITALLGVFVSLPFSLSIAFFLGEYFPTGRLSVFFQSATDLLAGIPSVIYGFWGLLVLAPFIQKLEMKLGVMPYGVGIFTASVILAVMIIPYTASVAREVIRLVPADLKEAAYALGATRWEVLRYVIVPYAHSGIFAGILLALGRAVGETMAVTMVIGNRNEFPKSIFDPANTMASVIANEFAEASDDIYLSALIAVALLLFLFTTIMNIVGRIVIKKLTVREKP; encoded by the coding sequence GTGAAACAAAGGTCGGATAGAATTTTTAATTTGGTCGTCAAGTCCTGTGCCGTAGCCACTCTGGTGCTCGTATCAGGGCTCTGCCTAACCCTCATTATTAACTCCTTACCGGTGTTCCGCCACTCGGGTATAGCATTTTTGATGAACAGCACCTGGGATCCTTTGCGTCACCGGTACGGGGCAATGCCTTTCCTGACCGGTACGGTCATCACGGCTCTTCTCGGCGTCTTCGTCAGCCTGCCCTTTTCTCTTTCGATAGCCTTCTTTCTCGGGGAATACTTTCCCACGGGTCGCCTGTCGGTCTTTTTCCAGAGCGCAACGGACCTTCTGGCCGGAATACCGTCGGTAATTTACGGCTTCTGGGGGCTCTTGGTTCTTGCACCTTTCATACAGAAGCTGGAAATGAAGCTCGGGGTCATGCCCTACGGTGTAGGCATTTTCACGGCCTCGGTTATACTCGCCGTTATGATCATTCCTTACACCGCCTCGGTGGCAAGAGAGGTCATAAGGCTGGTTCCGGCGGATCTGAAAGAGGCGGCTTATGCCCTGGGAGCAACACGATGGGAAGTTTTGCGTTACGTAATAGTTCCCTACGCACACTCGGGCATCTTTGCGGGAATCCTGCTGGCCCTCGGACGAGCCGTAGGTGAAACCATGGCGGTTACCATGGTTATCGGGAATAGAAACGAATTTCCAAAAAGCATTTTCGATCCGGCCAACACGATGGCCAGTGTTATAGCAAACGAATTTGCCGAAGCTTCCGACGACATTTACCTTTCTGCCCTGATAGCCGTTGCGCTTCTTCTTTTTCTGTTCACCACAATCATGAACATAGTCGGCCGTATCGTAATAAAGAAACTTACGGTGAGGGAAAAACCGTGA
- the pstB gene encoding phosphate ABC transporter ATP-binding protein PstB: MESSILVTENLKAYYGDHLVLKGVNLEVPRLKITAIMGPSGCGKTTLLRCFNRLHELSPEGRIEGRIWLGDTDILSLDPIMVRRRIGMVFQRPNPFPTMSIYDNVIAGYKLNGMKLSRIEADEIVEQALRSAALWDEVKDILHRKGTFLSGGQQQRLCIARALAMKPEVLLLDEPTSALDPKATARIEELLVSLKERVTIMIVTHNIGQAGRIADYTAFLYLGELVEFGPTERLFTAPRDRRTEEYLSGKFG, translated from the coding sequence ATGGAAAGTTCAATTCTAGTTACCGAAAATCTCAAAGCCTACTACGGAGACCATCTGGTCCTGAAAGGCGTCAACCTGGAAGTGCCCAGGTTAAAAATAACGGCCATTATGGGACCTTCGGGCTGCGGGAAAACAACTCTTTTGCGGTGTTTTAACAGGCTGCATGAACTGTCCCCCGAGGGCAGGATAGAGGGTCGTATATGGCTTGGAGACACCGATATTCTCTCTCTCGACCCCATAATGGTACGCCGGCGCATCGGCATGGTGTTTCAGAGACCCAACCCCTTCCCCACAATGAGCATCTACGATAACGTCATAGCAGGTTACAAACTCAACGGGATGAAACTTTCCAGGATCGAAGCCGACGAGATTGTGGAGCAGGCTCTTCGCAGTGCGGCACTCTGGGATGAAGTGAAAGACATCCTGCACCGAAAAGGAACCTTCCTTTCGGGCGGTCAGCAACAGAGACTCTGCATAGCCCGTGCCCTTGCAATGAAACCAGAAGTGCTGCTGCTGGACGAACCAACATCGGCACTTGACCCCAAAGCAACTGCCCGTATCGAGGAACTCCTGGTCTCGCTCAAAGAACGGGTAACCATAATGATAGTCACACACAACATCGGGCAGGCCGGAAGGATTGCCGACTACACTGCTTTCCTTTATCTGGGAGAGCTTGTGGAGTTTGGACCTACGGAGAGGCTTTTCACGGCGCCCAGAGACCGCCGTACGGAAGAATATCTCAGCGGAAAATTCGGTTAA
- the phoU gene encoding phosphate signaling complex protein PhoU — protein sequence MLEKRMNRLRELLITEASLVESMLQKSIQGLLQKNVGMLHEVIEQDEPTVNGYDIEIDKLCTQIAALYQPGPKALRTLLTILKANYDIERAGDHAVNIAQSAVEIIPYDFRNVEGIVSSTANAALSMLHDALTAFVKEDAKLAEDVLVRDDHVDKLRDECVRIFTEEIKKRPELSAVYMNLTRVVRSLERVADLATNIAEYALFIIRGEISKHGRDEQL from the coding sequence ATGCTGGAAAAAAGGATGAACAGGCTTCGGGAGCTTCTGATTACCGAAGCATCACTGGTGGAGTCAATGCTCCAGAAAAGCATTCAGGGCCTTCTGCAAAAAAATGTGGGAATGCTACATGAGGTTATAGAACAGGATGAACCCACAGTAAACGGATACGACATAGAGATCGATAAACTCTGCACTCAGATAGCGGCACTCTACCAGCCGGGCCCCAAAGCCCTGAGGACATTGCTTACGATACTCAAGGCAAATTACGACATCGAAAGGGCGGGAGACCACGCCGTAAACATAGCGCAAAGCGCCGTCGAGATTATTCCTTACGACTTTCGAAACGTGGAGGGTATCGTATCCTCCACGGCCAACGCCGCCCTGTCAATGCTCCACGATGCTCTGACCGCCTTTGTCAAAGAAGACGCAAAACTGGCCGAGGACGTACTTGTCCGGGATGATCACGTGGATAAACTTCGAGATGAGTGCGTTCGCATATTTACGGAAGAAATCAAGAAGCGGCCCGAGCTGAGTGCGGTTTACATGAACCTAACAAGGGTGGTCCGAAGCCTTGAGCGTGTTGCCGACCTTGCAACAAACATAGCCGAATACGCTCTCTTCATAATCCGGGGTGAGATAAGCAAACACGGAAGAGACGAGCAATTGTGA
- a CDS encoding NTP transferase domain-containing protein gives MDLPMSEIPMVTLAAGYGSRIRSNGLNGPKPLTPVLGISLLERTLTAGARAGIKRFFVVVGYEKDIVSSHAIEIAKRKGLNVKVLESQRWQLGNGASATAPAGIINGPFFITMCDHLFDPEILKRLYASEDGSAICRIAVDKNMDGVFDLKEATLVSLDGDVVTDIGKGIASADGVDTGFFLCQPDFFEVLNKALLRGRYTLSEAIKSHIPSRRIKMADVSGLFWHDVDTTADLEHAERLLKEKITAEF, from the coding sequence ATGGATTTGCCCATGTCAGAAATTCCCATGGTTACCCTTGCCGCAGGGTACGGTTCGAGAATCAGGAGCAACGGCTTGAACGGCCCAAAGCCCCTCACACCCGTTCTCGGAATTTCTCTTCTGGAAAGAACGCTGACCGCGGGTGCCAGGGCTGGCATTAAAAGGTTCTTTGTCGTCGTGGGGTATGAAAAAGACATCGTATCGTCTCATGCCATCGAAATTGCAAAACGGAAGGGCTTAAACGTCAAGGTTTTAGAAAGTCAACGATGGCAGCTCGGAAACGGTGCATCGGCAACCGCGCCGGCAGGAATAATCAACGGCCCTTTCTTCATTACAATGTGCGATCACCTTTTCGATCCGGAAATACTCAAAAGGCTTTACGCTTCCGAAGACGGCTCCGCCATATGCCGAATCGCCGTTGATAAGAACATGGACGGAGTTTTTGACCTTAAAGAGGCCACCCTGGTCAGTCTGGACGGCGATGTAGTGACCGACATAGGGAAAGGCATAGCCTCTGCCGACGGTGTCGACACGGGCTTCTTCCTCTGCCAGCCGGACTTTTTTGAAGTGTTGAATAAGGCCCTTCTTCGAGGCAGGTACACCCTGTCTGAAGCCATAAAATCGCACATTCCGTCAAGGCGTATTAAGATGGCCGATGTTTCGGGGCTTTTCTGGCACGATGTGGACACGACCGCGGATCTTGAACATGCGGAACGCCTGCTTAAAGAGAAGATAACGGCTGAATTTTAA
- the glgB gene encoding 1,4-alpha-glucan branching protein GlgB, with protein sequence MSFRSPITDYDIYLFRRGEHYRLWEKFGAHPCNVDGSDGYYFAVWAPNADHVSVVGDFNEWDETGNPLSRRGDSGIWEGFIEGIRPGMYYKYCIISHGGNYRVLKADPYAFYCERPPGTASVTWDLSGFEWSDHDWMNKRSSRKHYDEPISIYEVHLGSWLRREGSDAYCGYREIAPLLVEYVKDMGFTHVEFLPVMEHPFDGSWGYQVTGYFAPTSRFGTPQDFMFLINELHRNGIGVILDWVPAHFPTDEHGLGYFDGTHLYEYPDPRIGFHRDWNTYVFDYGRNEVRSFLLSSALFWCEVFHADGLRVDAVASMLYRDYSRPDGEWIPNQYGGKENLEAIAFIKRFNEVLYSECPGVMTIAEESTAWPMVSRPTYLGGLGFGFKWNMGWMHDTLKYMSKDPIYRKYHHNELTFSLLYAFHENFILPFSHDEVVHGKGSMINKMPGDKWQKFANLRVLYGYMFAHPGKKLLFMGNEFGQWREWNHDTSLDWYLLDDPFHRGLKLWVKDLNRLLSSEPALYELDSSWEGFRWIDCHDSDQSTLSFLRIGRHTDRDLLLCVCNFTPVPRYPFYVGVPKEGFWKELLNSDSELYGGSGLGNMGGLHTEPVPAHGYSQSLKIMLPPLAAVFFKPES encoded by the coding sequence ATGTCTTTTCGGTCTCCCATTACGGACTACGATATTTATCTTTTCAGAAGGGGTGAGCACTATAGGTTATGGGAAAAATTCGGTGCCCATCCCTGCAATGTTGACGGTTCTGATGGTTACTACTTTGCCGTCTGGGCCCCCAATGCCGACCATGTCAGCGTGGTAGGCGACTTCAATGAGTGGGACGAAACCGGTAACCCTCTGAGTCGTCGTGGAGACTCGGGCATCTGGGAGGGCTTTATAGAAGGGATCAGGCCCGGGATGTATTACAAGTATTGCATAATTTCTCACGGCGGCAATTACAGGGTTCTCAAGGCTGATCCCTATGCTTTCTATTGTGAGCGGCCTCCCGGGACGGCTTCTGTGACATGGGATCTCTCCGGTTTTGAATGGAGTGACCACGATTGGATGAATAAGCGCTCTTCCAGGAAACATTACGACGAACCCATTTCCATATACGAGGTGCATCTGGGTTCATGGTTGCGTCGCGAGGGATCAGATGCCTACTGCGGCTACAGAGAAATCGCACCTTTACTCGTCGAATATGTGAAGGACATGGGATTTACTCATGTTGAATTCCTGCCGGTTATGGAACATCCCTTTGATGGATCCTGGGGATATCAGGTTACCGGTTATTTCGCCCCAACGAGCCGGTTTGGAACGCCTCAGGACTTCATGTTTCTGATAAACGAACTGCACCGTAACGGAATCGGCGTTATTCTGGATTGGGTTCCGGCTCATTTCCCGACCGATGAACACGGCCTGGGGTACTTCGACGGAACTCACCTTTACGAGTACCCAGACCCCAGGATCGGCTTCCACAGAGACTGGAACACCTACGTTTTCGACTACGGGCGAAACGAGGTGAGAAGCTTTCTTCTGTCAAGTGCTTTGTTCTGGTGTGAGGTTTTTCATGCGGACGGTCTTCGGGTCGATGCGGTGGCTTCGATGCTATACAGAGATTATTCAAGACCGGATGGAGAATGGATCCCGAATCAGTATGGAGGGAAAGAAAACCTTGAGGCCATCGCTTTTATAAAGCGCTTTAACGAAGTCCTCTATTCGGAATGTCCGGGTGTAATGACCATAGCCGAAGAATCTACTGCCTGGCCCATGGTGTCGCGTCCGACCTATCTTGGAGGACTGGGCTTTGGTTTTAAGTGGAACATGGGGTGGATGCATGATACCCTCAAATACATGTCTAAAGACCCGATCTACAGGAAGTATCACCATAATGAACTGACTTTTAGCCTTCTTTATGCCTTCCACGAAAACTTTATCTTACCCTTTTCTCACGATGAGGTCGTTCACGGAAAGGGCTCGATGATCAACAAGATGCCCGGAGATAAGTGGCAGAAGTTTGCTAATCTCAGAGTTCTCTACGGTTACATGTTCGCCCATCCGGGAAAGAAGCTGCTTTTCATGGGCAATGAGTTCGGTCAGTGGCGGGAATGGAACCACGATACCTCTCTGGACTGGTACCTTCTGGACGATCCGTTCCATCGGGGGTTGAAGCTCTGGGTCAAAGACCTTAACAGGCTTCTTTCATCGGAACCCGCTCTTTACGAACTGGATTCTTCGTGGGAAGGCTTTCGCTGGATTGACTGCCATGACAGTGATCAGAGCACTTTAAGTTTTTTAAGGATCGGGAGGCACACAGATAGGGATCTGCTACTCTGCGTTTGCAATTTCACCCCGGTTCCTCGATACCCCTTTTATGTTGGTGTTCCGAAAGAAGGTTTCTGGAAAGAACTTTTAAACAGCGACAGTGAGCTTTACGGCGGAAGCGGCCTTGGTAACATGGGAGGCCTCCATACGGAGCCTGTTCCTGCCCACGGTTATAGTCAATCTCTCAAAATCATGCTCCCGCCCCTTGCAGCTGTGTTCTTCAAACCGGAGTCATAA